One region of Thiomonas intermedia genomic DNA includes:
- a CDS encoding TrbI/VirB10 family protein — translation MNLNQESGPDKVAPAQVDDALLAQDVDGGSAKGRKSLSLRGAPAAGGARLSRNFKRVAFIAGGAVAGGMVIGIMTAANKPAGPAENEGQTQMVGQTSPDISAMQRAAASLLGTPAPTASAASHAAPAAPGPGAALSSPGAAVVANGTPRQPTPAQKYRQWLQEQHYKGLEDAVLAAQSAQLSKTAPEGTSALGEPRQPQPDKADNLDQLAQAAAGQGGASAALQRALSGAQQPIRALQSPQQANAAFPDAAASNADNGYLAAAVQPPISHHELFAGSVIPAVMLTGVDSDLPGSITAQVRQTVYDSLNPSVVLIPQGTRLVGEYSSQVAYGQSRVLVAWNRLIFPDGAMIDLEGMAGTDGEGQAGFHDLVDNHDMRIFGSAILMSLLGVGAQLSQPQSANALTTPSASQQAAAAMAEGLNNVGTNVLNRNLDIQPTLNIRPGYAFNVLVNRTMILPPYERR, via the coding sequence ATGAACCTGAACCAGGAGTCTGGTCCCGACAAGGTTGCCCCAGCGCAGGTCGATGACGCGTTGCTTGCGCAGGACGTTGACGGCGGCTCGGCCAAGGGCAGGAAGAGTTTGAGTCTCCGCGGGGCCCCCGCGGCCGGGGGAGCCCGCCTGAGCAGGAACTTCAAGAGAGTCGCCTTCATCGCGGGCGGGGCGGTGGCCGGGGGGATGGTGATCGGGATCATGACCGCGGCGAACAAGCCCGCGGGCCCAGCCGAGAACGAAGGCCAGACCCAGATGGTCGGGCAGACATCACCTGACATTTCGGCGATGCAGCGCGCTGCGGCCAGCCTGCTGGGCACCCCGGCACCGACGGCGAGCGCAGCCAGCCATGCGGCGCCCGCAGCACCCGGGCCTGGAGCGGCGTTGTCCAGCCCCGGCGCGGCGGTGGTGGCGAACGGCACTCCACGGCAACCGACGCCCGCCCAGAAATATCGCCAGTGGCTGCAAGAGCAACATTACAAGGGCCTGGAAGACGCCGTGCTGGCAGCGCAGAGTGCGCAGTTGTCCAAGACGGCGCCCGAGGGCACGTCGGCGCTTGGGGAGCCGAGGCAGCCCCAACCCGACAAGGCAGACAATCTCGACCAGCTTGCCCAGGCCGCCGCAGGGCAGGGCGGTGCCAGCGCCGCGTTGCAAAGGGCGCTTTCCGGGGCGCAGCAACCAATCCGCGCCCTGCAGTCGCCACAGCAGGCGAACGCCGCATTCCCCGACGCTGCCGCTTCCAATGCGGACAACGGCTACCTTGCCGCAGCAGTGCAGCCTCCGATCAGCCACCACGAGCTGTTCGCGGGCTCGGTGATCCCAGCCGTCATGCTGACCGGAGTCGACAGCGATCTGCCCGGAAGCATCACCGCCCAGGTGCGGCAGACCGTCTACGATAGCCTCAATCCCAGCGTGGTGCTGATCCCGCAGGGCACCCGGCTGGTGGGCGAGTACAGCAGCCAGGTGGCCTACGGGCAAAGCCGCGTGCTCGTGGCCTGGAACCGGTTGATCTTCCCCGATGGGGCCATGATCGATCTCGAGGGCATGGCAGGCACGGACGGCGAGGGGCAGGCCGGCTTCCACGACTTGGTGGACAACCACGACATGCGCATCTTCGGCAGTGCCATTCTGATGAGTCTGCTCGGCGTCGGCGCGCAGCTCAGCCAGCCGCAGAGCGCCAACGCGCTGACGACGCCGAGTGCCAGCCAGCAGGCCGCGGCAGCGATGGCCGAAGGACTCAACAATGTCGGCACGAATGTGCTCAACCGGAACCTGGACATTCAGCCCACGCTGAACATCCGGCCTGGCTACGCATTCAACGTGCTGGTCAACCGGACGATGATTTTGCCGCCGTATGAGAGGAGGTAG
- a CDS encoding 4'-phosphopantetheinyl transferase family protein has translation MLGLTTQAIFLRVEVRLITSEMCNGKFKFCLDWRQSKKTKIKTRDTLISSIPAAFYDVCELNVPRAYAAGLELLCVTFDFRMNLDGPAFAVLSDEERASAARFLRHEDAIRFATTRVVLRHALAKRSDLAAGGLQLQRDEVGRPRLASTKDHMRIPLDFNVSHSGQHALIALATGRRVGVDIEARRSDLNWEMLSTAVLAPHDEAQVAALPAHLRIEAFYDVWTAKEALLKALGIGIGSGMTWFSVLGGKDGEPLVRVSSEQTRGGCLLTAFDAAWCVVPAGYAACVAWSRDDIVNL, from the coding sequence TTGCTTGGTTTGACCACCCAGGCTATTTTTCTGAGAGTCGAGGTGAGATTAATTACGTCTGAAATGTGCAATGGCAAATTCAAGTTTTGTCTTGATTGGCGCCAGTCTAAAAAGACAAAAATTAAAACCCGGGATACCTTGATTTCATCTATTCCCGCAGCCTTCTATGATGTGTGCGAGCTTAATGTGCCTCGCGCCTATGCTGCCGGTTTAGAACTGCTGTGCGTTACCTTCGATTTCCGTATGAACCTTGACGGCCCGGCTTTCGCTGTGCTGTCCGATGAGGAACGTGCGAGCGCTGCCCGCTTCTTGCGGCATGAAGACGCTATACGGTTTGCGACGACACGCGTTGTGTTGCGCCACGCACTCGCCAAGCGTAGCGATCTTGCTGCGGGCGGGTTGCAACTTCAGCGAGACGAGGTGGGTCGGCCACGTCTGGCATCGACGAAAGACCACATGCGCATACCACTGGACTTCAATGTCTCGCATTCGGGGCAGCATGCCTTGATCGCTCTTGCGACGGGACGCCGAGTTGGCGTGGATATTGAGGCTCGCCGCTCAGACCTGAATTGGGAAATGCTCTCGACCGCCGTACTCGCGCCACATGACGAAGCGCAAGTAGCCGCGTTGCCTGCGCACCTGCGCATCGAAGCCTTCTACGACGTCTGGACCGCTAAAGAAGCGCTGTTGAAGGCACTCGGCATCGGCATCGGAAGTGGGATGACGTGGTTTTCGGTGTTAGGAGGCAAGGATGGTGAGCCGCTCGTGCGTGTTAGCAGTGAACAAACGCGCGGCGGGTGTCTCCTGACGGCGTTTGATGCGGCTTGGTGTGTCGTCCCAGCTGGCTACGCTGCTTGTGTGGCTTGGTCACGTGACGACATTGTAAATCTGTAG
- a CDS encoding multidrug effflux MFS transporter: MSAASTPRRKDLATFEFTVLIALLMSTVAMSIDAMLPALGLITSDLNLSRPNDAQYVISTLFLGLALGQLICGPYSDALGRKKILYFGTIAFAAGSMLCFFAHDLRTLLFGRFVQGGGIAGPYVSSISIVRDKYSGRQMARIMSLVMTVLFLVPAVAPSLGQLILFLSGWRGIFILYVAYATLIAFWIYFRIDETLPKEKRIPVNAVAFLHGFRDVISSKATIAYTVCIGCVWGGFIGYLNSSRQIFQLQFHAASAFALYFGLLALILGMGSTLNSRLVERLGMHYVCVRANLCIVAASALFLLLNHYTHVTLCMFMIYASILFFCFGLLFGNLNSMAMESMGHVAGTASAIIGSGSSVFAISIGTLLGQIYNNTLLPLSTGMLILGALSTLVLQLARRYHGGSMEQAKLALDEG, encoded by the coding sequence ATGAGCGCAGCGTCCACACCGCGTCGCAAAGATTTAGCGACGTTCGAATTCACTGTTCTGATTGCATTGCTGATGTCGACGGTTGCGATGTCGATCGATGCCATGCTCCCAGCGTTGGGATTGATCACCAGTGATCTCAACCTCAGTAGGCCGAATGATGCACAATACGTTATCAGCACGTTGTTTCTCGGGCTGGCGTTAGGGCAACTGATATGTGGCCCGTATTCCGACGCATTAGGCCGCAAAAAGATCCTGTATTTTGGGACAATCGCTTTCGCAGCGGGAAGCATGCTGTGTTTTTTCGCTCACGATTTGCGCACCCTGCTCTTCGGACGCTTCGTGCAAGGGGGGGGCATTGCCGGGCCGTATGTCTCGTCGATCTCGATCGTGCGTGACAAATACAGCGGTCGCCAGATGGCGCGCATCATGTCCTTGGTTATGACCGTGCTGTTCCTGGTGCCGGCGGTCGCACCCAGCTTAGGTCAGTTGATCCTGTTTTTATCCGGTTGGCGCGGGATCTTCATCCTTTATGTTGCGTACGCCACCTTGATCGCGTTCTGGATTTATTTCCGCATCGACGAAACGCTGCCCAAGGAGAAGCGCATTCCAGTTAACGCCGTAGCCTTTCTCCATGGTTTTCGAGACGTTATATCCAGCAAGGCGACCATTGCCTATACGGTGTGCATAGGCTGCGTCTGGGGCGGATTTATCGGCTATCTCAACTCATCGCGACAAATCTTCCAGCTTCAGTTTCATGCCGCCAGTGCTTTCGCGCTGTACTTTGGTTTGCTCGCGCTCATTCTCGGTATGGGATCGACGCTCAATTCCCGTCTGGTGGAGCGGTTAGGCATGCATTACGTCTGTGTGCGCGCCAACTTGTGCATAGTGGCGGCATCTGCGTTGTTCCTGCTGCTCAATCACTACACACATGTGACGCTGTGCATGTTTATGATCTACGCATCGATATTGTTCTTCTGCTTCGGTCTTTTATTCGGCAACCTGAATTCCATGGCAATGGAGTCGATGGGTCATGTTGCGGGGACCGCATCAGCAATCATTGGTTCTGGTTCCTCGGTGTTCGCTATTTCGATCGGTACTTTGCTGGGGCAGATCTACAACAATACCCTGCTGCCTTTATCAACCGGCATGCTGATATTGGGGGCGTTGAGTACTCTGGTACTGCAACTTGCGCGCCGATACCACGGCGGCAGCATGGAGCAGGCAAAGCTTGCGCTCGACGAAGGCTGA
- a CDS encoding TrbG/VirB9 family P-type conjugative transfer protein, whose protein sequence is MSLAKTVIALAVSAAAGAAYAGPSADRTPLPETRAEQFASPQTSRQIYDRKAAIPLSWRATSAAAQTWLQTGNAPSMVGTNGEVMYAYGQSQPTITCAPLHICLINLLPGEHITNVSIGDSVRWLVQTADAGQAPVVVVKPTADGLSTNLAVTTDAGRVYYMTLVSDKHTYVPQIGFYDPQQLVINMQSQALRQRAAEAAKKEGVVAPLGQVDPSTLDFDYACKPGGGHAGLERDDLTPVRVFASGGHTYLQMPGGMKYADAPAVFNVSNDDTELMNSRLVHGYFIIDGLPQKFKLVVGVGKSSRSVVCRHGQMSADFWSR, encoded by the coding sequence ATGAGTTTGGCAAAGACCGTCATCGCCCTGGCCGTCTCGGCGGCAGCGGGCGCCGCTTACGCCGGTCCGTCGGCAGATCGAACCCCGCTGCCTGAAACGAGGGCCGAGCAGTTTGCCTCCCCGCAAACGAGTCGGCAGATCTACGACCGGAAGGCGGCGATTCCGCTGTCCTGGCGGGCGACGTCGGCCGCTGCGCAGACCTGGTTGCAGACCGGCAATGCGCCGAGCATGGTGGGCACGAATGGCGAGGTGATGTATGCCTACGGTCAAAGCCAGCCGACCATCACCTGTGCCCCGCTGCACATCTGCCTCATCAACCTGCTGCCCGGTGAGCACATCACCAACGTGAGCATCGGCGACAGCGTGCGCTGGCTGGTGCAGACCGCCGACGCGGGGCAGGCACCCGTCGTCGTGGTCAAGCCGACCGCGGACGGGTTGAGTACCAATCTGGCCGTGACCACGGACGCCGGCCGCGTCTACTACATGACCTTGGTCAGCGACAAGCACACCTATGTGCCGCAGATCGGGTTCTACGATCCGCAGCAGCTTGTCATCAACATGCAGAGCCAGGCCCTGCGGCAGCGTGCGGCAGAAGCGGCGAAGAAGGAAGGCGTGGTCGCACCGCTCGGGCAGGTCGATCCATCAACACTGGACTTCGACTACGCCTGCAAGCCGGGTGGCGGGCATGCCGGCCTGGAGCGCGACGACCTGACTCCGGTCCGGGTGTTCGCCAGCGGTGGTCACACCTATCTGCAAATGCCCGGCGGGATGAAATACGCGGATGCGCCGGCGGTGTTCAACGTCAGCAACGACGATACCGAGCTGATGAACAGTCGCCTGGTGCACGGCTATTTCATCATCGACGGGTTGCCGCAAAAATTCAAGCTCGTGGTCGGCGTCGGCAAGAGTTCGCGCAGCGTGGTCTGCCGTCATGGGCAGATGAGCGCCGATTTCTGGTCCCGCTGA
- a CDS encoding VirB8/TrbF family protein, producing MADANPYLNARREWDERYGDALSRAHHWRLAAFASLVVAALAVAGIAYVGGQSKIEPFVVALDKMGDPVAVARPAGGSAVSQRIIEAQVANWIWTARTVVPDAVAQKALIAKVYAVAAVGAASYLNTYYAAHPPFGDFTINVTITSVLPISRDTWQVGWDEMRYVGGQPKPVEHWRANITTGVDPKLADSPQVMLDNPLGLFIKNVTWTPIVGGAA from the coding sequence ATGGCGGATGCCAATCCCTACTTGAACGCCCGGCGTGAATGGGATGAGCGTTATGGCGACGCACTGTCTCGGGCTCATCACTGGCGCCTTGCCGCGTTCGCCAGTCTCGTCGTGGCCGCGCTGGCGGTGGCTGGCATCGCCTACGTTGGCGGACAGAGCAAGATCGAGCCCTTCGTCGTGGCTCTCGACAAGATGGGTGACCCGGTGGCCGTGGCGCGGCCCGCGGGCGGCAGCGCGGTCAGCCAGCGGATCATCGAAGCGCAGGTCGCGAACTGGATCTGGACGGCGCGGACCGTCGTGCCGGACGCCGTGGCGCAGAAGGCACTGATCGCCAAGGTCTATGCCGTGGCGGCCGTGGGCGCTGCGAGCTACCTCAACACCTATTACGCCGCGCATCCGCCGTTTGGCGATTTCACGATCAACGTCACGATCACCAGCGTGCTGCCGATCAGTCGGGACACATGGCAAGTGGGTTGGGACGAGATGCGTTACGTCGGCGGACAGCCCAAGCCAGTCGAGCACTGGCGGGCCAACATCACTACAGGGGTCGATCCCAAGCTCGCCGACAGCCCGCAGGTCATGCTCGATAACCCCTTGGGGCTGTTCATCAAGAACGTCACCTGGACGCCGATCGTGGGCGGAGCAGCGTGA
- a CDS encoding helix-turn-helix domain-containing protein yields MDIRPIHIEADYKATLKEISALIASDPDLGTPEGDRLDILATLVQAYEAKHVPIAAPDPVEAIKFRMEQSGLSVKDLEPIIGKSNRVYEVLNRKRPLTLAMIRRLHHRLGIPADVLIAENVAR; encoded by the coding sequence ATGGACATCCGCCCCATCCACATCGAAGCCGACTACAAGGCGACCCTGAAGGAAATTTCTGCCTTGATAGCGTCCGATCCAGATCTGGGCACGCCTGAGGGGGATCGTCTGGACATCCTGGCCACGCTGGTGCAAGCCTATGAAGCCAAGCACGTCCCCATCGCCGCGCCCGATCCGGTCGAAGCGATCAAATTCCGGATGGAGCAGAGTGGCCTGTCCGTCAAGGATCTTGAGCCCATCATCGGCAAAAGCAATCGGGTCTACGAAGTCCTGAATCGCAAGCGTCCGTTGACCTTGGCCATGATCCGCAGATTGCACCACCGCCTAGGCATCCCGGCGGACGTGTTGATCGCCGAGAACGTTGCCAGGTAA
- a CDS encoding MFS transporter: MSLDECGTYNRKQKLLVLGGICLSGLSMPVSFTGPAVALPAIAQGLGGTPIELSWVTNAFMLAFGSSLMIGGSLADRYGRKRLFMLGTMGFAILSLIAMHATSMLWLDTLRALQGVASAAALSSGAAALAQEFEGNARTRAFSLLGTTFGVGLACGPVVAGFLIEHFGWRSVFLSVTAITLLAFALGGWCIRETRDPGATGFDWLGAATFTGALTFFTVAVLLVPENGWLSAPVLALLATSALIMAAFVIVERRSKRPMLDLSLFRYPRFIGVQFLAAAPAYAYVVLLVLLPQRFIGIEGLDAMTAGQMMFALSAPMLVIPFLAGMLTRWLSPGLISGLGLLLCACGNVWLAQCPPGQLPDQTILAMFLIGVGVSLPWGLMDGLAVSVVPKERAGMATGIFNTTRVAGEGIALAIVTALLGGMVQANLASSEPASVSSVTLSAAANRLAMGDMSSALQLLPNATHIGLMHSYADAFHLLLYVLAAISLLSAAMVFGFLSHSKPTYVELSELRGESAGL; encoded by the coding sequence ATGAGCTTGGACGAATGTGGCACGTACAACCGAAAGCAAAAGCTGTTGGTTCTGGGGGGCATTTGCCTTTCCGGACTCTCGATGCCCGTCAGCTTCACTGGCCCGGCAGTTGCATTGCCTGCTATCGCGCAAGGTTTGGGCGGAACCCCCATCGAACTTAGCTGGGTGACGAATGCTTTCATGCTGGCGTTCGGTAGCAGTCTCATGATTGGTGGCTCTCTCGCCGATCGCTATGGACGCAAGCGGCTGTTCATGCTCGGAACGATGGGATTCGCAATCTTGTCACTGATCGCGATGCACGCCACCAGCATGCTCTGGCTGGACACTTTGCGAGCGCTGCAAGGAGTCGCTAGTGCCGCGGCGCTGTCGTCTGGCGCCGCGGCACTAGCCCAGGAATTCGAAGGCAACGCGCGCACCCGTGCGTTCAGTCTGCTGGGGACCACGTTTGGCGTGGGCCTAGCCTGCGGCCCGGTCGTCGCCGGATTCTTGATTGAGCATTTCGGCTGGCGTTCTGTCTTTCTGAGTGTGACGGCGATCACGCTGCTCGCCTTCGCGTTAGGCGGCTGGTGCATCCGCGAAACGCGCGACCCGGGTGCGACAGGATTCGATTGGCTGGGCGCCGCAACATTCACAGGTGCATTGACGTTTTTCACCGTTGCGGTCCTGCTCGTGCCGGAAAACGGATGGTTGAGCGCACCCGTGCTGGCCCTGCTCGCAACATCCGCTCTGATTATGGCAGCCTTCGTGATTGTCGAACGGCGATCCAAACGGCCGATGCTCGACTTGTCCCTGTTTCGCTACCCGCGTTTCATCGGCGTCCAGTTCCTGGCGGCAGCGCCTGCGTATGCCTACGTCGTCCTGCTGGTGCTTCTGCCTCAGCGCTTTATCGGGATTGAGGGGCTGGACGCGATGACAGCGGGGCAAATGATGTTCGCGCTGTCGGCACCTATGCTTGTCATTCCCTTCCTTGCCGGGATGCTGACTCGGTGGCTTTCGCCTGGTCTCATCTCCGGCCTCGGGCTTCTGCTGTGCGCCTGCGGCAATGTGTGGCTGGCCCAGTGTCCTCCTGGGCAACTGCCGGATCAGACCATCTTGGCCATGTTCCTCATTGGCGTCGGCGTGAGCCTGCCGTGGGGCTTGATGGACGGTCTTGCAGTCAGCGTGGTACCCAAGGAGCGGGCGGGCATGGCGACCGGCATCTTCAACACGACACGCGTTGCCGGCGAGGGCATTGCGCTTGCCATCGTGACGGCGCTGCTCGGCGGTATGGTCCAAGCGAACTTGGCAAGCAGCGAACCTGCCAGCGTGAGCAGTGTCACATTGAGCGCTGCGGCCAACCGCCTAGCTATGGGCGACATGTCCAGCGCGCTGCAGTTGCTGCCAAACGCGACGCATATCGGGCTCATGCACAGTTACGCAGACGCATTTCATCTCCTGCTCTACGTGCTGGCCGCCATCAGCTTGCTTTCTGCTGCGATGGTCTTCGGATTCCTGAGCCACTCCAAACCCACATATGTCGAACTCAGTGAACTCCGTGGCGAGAGTGCCGGGTTGTAG
- a CDS encoding LysR family transcriptional regulator → MDNLSGLAAFVRAAETLSFVAAGRDLGLSASAVGKSIARLEKHLGVRLFHRTTRQISLTDEGMTFFVRCRSALQEIEDAEAELSKANGTPRGRLKISLPTIGYRLLLPVIPQFRHAYPEIDLEFDFSDRLVDVINEGFDAVIRSGPLSDSTLTAKPLCPYRFIVCASPAYFAQYGALGDARDLTNHVCLRFKYPSSGKLQEWLLNGVSALQGPSASVRSQQLVFNNTEAVLSAALQGLGIAYVPDFVAREPLAEGKLRPVLESASTRQGMFQILWATNRHMVPRLRVFIDFLGQHLHRE, encoded by the coding sequence ATGGACAATTTGAGTGGGCTGGCCGCTTTCGTGCGGGCTGCCGAAACGCTGAGCTTCGTCGCCGCAGGCCGCGATCTCGGGCTTTCCGCTTCAGCTGTCGGCAAGAGCATCGCCCGCCTCGAAAAGCATTTGGGTGTCAGGCTTTTCCATCGCACCACACGTCAGATCAGCCTGACGGACGAGGGCATGACGTTTTTCGTGCGTTGCCGCAGTGCACTGCAAGAGATCGAGGACGCCGAGGCAGAGCTTTCGAAGGCAAATGGGACACCGCGCGGCAGGCTGAAGATCAGTTTGCCCACCATTGGTTACCGCCTTCTCTTACCAGTCATCCCACAATTTCGCCATGCATACCCCGAAATTGACCTGGAATTCGATTTCAGCGACCGCTTGGTTGATGTGATCAACGAGGGCTTCGACGCCGTGATCCGCAGTGGTCCTTTGTCCGACTCCACCCTTACGGCGAAACCTCTCTGCCCCTATCGGTTCATCGTGTGCGCATCGCCCGCCTACTTTGCTCAATATGGGGCGCTTGGCGATGCACGTGATCTCACGAACCACGTATGTTTGCGATTCAAGTATCCGTCGAGCGGCAAGCTCCAGGAATGGCTGCTCAATGGCGTGTCGGCATTGCAAGGCCCGAGCGCTTCTGTTCGATCGCAGCAGCTCGTCTTTAACAACACAGAGGCCGTACTGTCGGCCGCGCTGCAAGGACTTGGTATTGCCTACGTTCCGGACTTCGTCGCGCGTGAACCGTTGGCCGAGGGGAAGTTGCGCCCTGTGCTCGAGAGTGCGAGCACCCGTCAAGGCATGTTTCAGATTCTCTGGGCGACGAATCGGCACATGGTTCCGAGGCTGCGCGTATTCATAGACTTTCTGGGGCAGCATCTACACCGCGAGTGA